A part of Mycolicibacterium sp. TUM20985 genomic DNA contains:
- a CDS encoding FkbM family methyltransferase: MRSIQETAARVKSGLIKRRLPYVVTLKDFEKAGVRFEITNLVEHHRVVDHGGETVYTAAMLENLREDDVLFDVGANVGMVTLHAAKICRTVAFEPDPSFRHRLEVNGALNADRTFTLEPTAVSDADGTVVLYTDGDDGNSPSLVHQRGEGGSVSVVARSLDSLVSEARLPRPTVIKLDIEGAEILALRGAVQLLTGPEKPRALFIEVHDSFLPGFGSSAEEVNGLLHQFGYTTEVYRAQRADQTHLILQAS; the protein is encoded by the coding sequence ATGAGATCGATTCAAGAGACCGCTGCACGCGTTAAGTCGGGACTCATCAAGCGTCGGTTGCCCTATGTAGTGACGCTGAAGGATTTCGAGAAGGCCGGCGTGCGGTTTGAGATCACGAACCTCGTCGAGCATCACAGGGTTGTCGACCATGGCGGCGAGACTGTTTATACGGCCGCCATGCTTGAGAACCTTCGCGAAGATGATGTTCTCTTCGACGTGGGGGCTAACGTGGGTATGGTAACGCTCCATGCGGCAAAGATCTGCCGCACAGTGGCTTTCGAGCCCGACCCCTCATTTCGGCATCGGCTTGAAGTGAACGGCGCGCTGAACGCCGATCGGACGTTCACCCTCGAACCAACTGCGGTGAGCGACGCGGATGGCACTGTTGTTCTATACACAGACGGTGACGACGGGAACAGTCCGAGCCTTGTTCATCAGCGCGGAGAAGGCGGCAGCGTCTCGGTTGTCGCGCGGTCGCTTGACAGCCTGGTTTCAGAAGCCCGTCTTCCTCGGCCGACCGTGATCAAGTTGGATATTGAAGGTGCAGAGATATTGGCGCTGCGTGGGGCTGTCCAACTACTGACCGGCCCTGAAAAGCCCCGAGCGTTGTTCATCGAGGTACACGACTCATTTTTGCCCGGGTTCGGGTCGTCCGCCGAAGAGGTGAACGGATTGCTACACCAATTCGGATACACAACTGAAGTCTATCGAGCTCAGCGCGCGGACCAGACCCATCTGATACTGCAGGCTTCATAG